The Nitrospira sp. genome segment GGCAACGCCTCAATGGCCCGATTCATGGCCTCGACCGCCTGCTGTGATGCCAGGAGCTTCTCCGGTGTCTGATCGTCCCAGGGCTGAGGCGGGAAGGCCCAGTGGCCGGCCCATTCGCCAGACTGGCGAAACCGAGATGGATCAACCGCTTTGTCGCTGTCGTCGACGGCAGACTCGAAGGAGGAGAAAGTCGTGTGGCGCTTTTCGCGCACTCCTCGATCCTTGGCCTTGTGGATCATGATCCCAAAGATCCAAGTCCGAAGTGATGACCGGCCTTCGAATCGATCCAATCCATCAATCACCGCTATCCAGGTGTCCTGGACAACTTCTTCTGCCACTTCCCGATCCGCTACATAGCCCATTGCCATGCGGATCAACGCTCCATGGTGTTTGTTGACCAACTCGTCGAAGGCTCTTTCCTCTCCCTTCCGAAGCCTGGCGATCAGCTGTTGCTCGGCATCGATTACCACTGTCCTCATCGATAAGGGCTGGGTCACAAGAGACGAAGGGCCCACGAATGGTTCTGTATAGGTCGTGGTTGCTGCGTTCATGATCGGCCTCCAGTTTGGAGCAGTTCCGTCACAATAGCCGGAGCGCTCATTAGGATGACGTGTTTGCGAAGGAGGTTATTCATCACCTCAACTCCTCTCATGTCGATGTGCTCGAGGTGGGAACAATCCAAATGCACGACCTTCCGGTTTCGAATATACGAGCGGCATTCTCTATCAAGTAGCACCGCCCATTGACCCGTAATCTTGCCTTCCAATTTCAGGAGCATATCGCTCCCGCTCTCCCGAACCTTCGTGATCTTCAACATCGTCTCCTCATCTCCTTCAGCTTCAATTCGATGCCAGGCTATTGAGCAAGCGAGATGCCGCACAGCGATACGAGACCGACGTCGTTTTAAGTAGTTGAATGGTTTATGGTTTGTGATGGGTATTTCGAGGAGGATCGAACATCACAGAAGCGGGCATTCCCAAAATATTGGGATCGTCACGAAATGTTGGGAGTGGTGGGAAATGGTAGATCTGATGATCTGTCGATCGACGATCTTCTGATAGTCAATAGCTCATCAGATCGGCAGATTCCGCATTTCACGCTTCACGAGGAACGACCTGAGGTAGGCCTGGAAATGCGCAGTTTCTTCATGCGGGCCTCCAGCGTGGTTGGGTTTAATCCGAGAATTTTTGCCGCACCGTTCTCACCGCTGACGCGCCAGTTGGTGTGTCCCAGCACATCGAGGATGTGGTCTCGTTCCATTTCTTCCAGCGTCATCGTCTTGGCGGATCCGCCTTTCCCGTTCGATGATGAGAGCCAGTCGATCGGCTCCAACTCAAGTCCTTCACTGAGGATCACGGCCCGCTCGATCACGTGCTCCAGCTCCCGGATATTGCCGGGCCACTGATATCGCTGAAGGGCCGTGACCATCCGCTCGGGAATCCGGTCAATCTTCTTCCCGAGATTTGCGGCGAGCTTGCGGACAAAATACTGCGCCAACAATGGAATGTCTCCGTCACGTTCGCGCAGCGCAGGCAAATGAACAGGAAACACGTTGAGGCGGTAATACAGATCGGGTCGGTAGTGGCCAGATTTCGTCAGGTACTCAAGATTTCGGTTTGTGGCAGCGATGACGCGCACATTCACCTTGAACGTCTGCGTGCCACCCACCCGTTCAAACTCACCCTCTTGCAAGACACGTAAGAGCTTGGATTGCAGATCCAACGGCAACTCGCCGATTTCGTCAAGGAAGATCGTCCCCTTATCCGCCACTTCAAAACGGCCGACTCTCTTTGTTAACGCGCCGGTAAACGCGCCCTTTTCATGGCCGAAGAGTTCGCTTTCAATAAGACCGGCCGGAATCGCTGCGCAGTTGACCTTCACCAGCGGCTTGTTTTTGCGCGGGCTCAGATTGTGGATAGCCCGTGCAATCAGCTCCTTGCCGGTGCCGGTCTCCCCGGTAATGAGGACTGTCGAATCCGTGGGTGCCACGCGCTCCACATTTTTCAAGACCTTCTTGAGTGAGGTCGATGAGCCGATCAGCTCCTCAAAATTGTGGCTTCCCTTAATCTCTTCCTGCAAATACACGTTGGCCGCTTCGAGCCGTGCTTTTTCCTGCTCCATCAACATCTGTTCAGTAATGTCGATGAACATGGTACGGGTGTATGTTCCGGTAGAATTGGGACGGGACCACCACCTGATCCACAGCGGCTTGCCGTTGTCCTTCCGACGGAGTTCGAGTACGACACCGCCCGTGTCGATTCCGCTGCCGATAGAATCGAACGCCTGTTTGAGGCGGTGCTGTGCTTCCGGTGTATCGGGGATAAACGACTTCCCGTAGGTCCCCTCCACCTGGTCCGGCGTTATACCCAGGATTTTGAGCGCAGTCCTGTTTGCGCGGATGAATTTCGAATCCAGTCCTTCATTCACATAAGCGATCGGCGCCTCGTCGAAGAGATCACGGAGGCACTCCTGATTGTCTTTGAGCTGCGCATCCATCCGTTCCCGTTCCAGTTCGGCGCCGGCCCGAACGCCGAAGATCTTGAAGACCGACAGCACACGCGGATCATCGTGCATCGGCTTGGTATCCATCACGGCCAGGTGACCCATCACCGTGCCGGAACAGTCCGATACCGGAATTGCCAAGTAACTCTCGACGCCCAGTTTGGCCAGGTCTTCCCGATGCCCAGGAAAGCAGTCTTGGACTTTCTCCGGAAACAAACACACCTCGCCGGCCAACACACGCTCGCAGGGGGTATGATGCAGGTCGTATTCGAAGTTGTGGAGGAACCCATCCCCTTTCCAGAAAGCGAGCGTACGCACGCGCGCCCGATTGCCCTCGACGAACTTGGACACGAACGCATATTTGGTCTGGAGAGCCTCGGCCAGATTTCTGACCAGGGACGGGAAAAATGCGGCTCCGGTCGCCGCCGCCGTGCCTTCATCGATCTTGCGCAACGTCAAGTCGCTCTTGCGCAGGGCAAGTTCGAACCGCAGCCGTTCGAATTCGGCGGCGGCGCGCATAGCGAAGATGCCTAGGATGGAGGTCGCGCGCACGTGGTCTGGCATCGGGCGAGAATCCATGATAGCCAGATGCCCGACGACACGGGCGGAGGCATCCACGACCGGAACTCCGCAATAGCTCTCGACGCCGATATCCTGGATCAACTGCACATGGGGATAGAGCTCGCGGAGCTTGCTCGGATGGTGCACGCACCGGCTTGTCAAAACCGTCTCACAGGGGCCTCGGGCCGGGATCTCGAACGGCGGCAGCGACTGGCCTTTGCCCCATCCCGCTTTGGAGCGGAACCGGCCATCGTCTTCGTTCAGTTCCGAGATATACGCGTAGTCTACTCCGAGCCAGGTCGCCAACTGCTGCACGAGAGTCGGGAAAAACTGCTCACCGACTTTGGCCCCCACTCCTTCGAGGATCCGACGAAGGATCGTTCCAGTCTCCGTTGTGTCGTCGGCTATATGGTTCTGAGGTGCAGCGGATTCACGTTCAGAGGGCGGCATCATATTCACCCACCGATGGAGTGACCGGGGGAGGAATCACGGGAACGGAGTCTAACACCGAAGGGGAAAATGTGGCAACGCAAGCGGCTGTGATCCGGGCATGAGTCTGCCGCTCCCCATTCAAGAGCCTGACGCGGGTGCCCCACCGCCGGTACAAAGGAGCGGTATCGTGGATCGTTGATAGTGCATGGTAAGGCTAATTTGGTATACTAGGGCTCCGTGGCGCGTCGCCTTTCCTGGAGGCTCACATGGTACGGAGCAACCACGAGCAACCCTACCGAGAGCGTGCCTTAAAATTATTCCCTTGGATCTGTGCTCACTGCGGACGAGAGTTCGACGGCAAGAAACTCAGCCAACTCACGGTCCACCACAAGGACCATAACCATCATAACAATCCCCCGGACGGCAGCAACTGGGAGTTGCTCTGTCTTTACTGTCACGACAATGAGCATCAGCGCGATCAGGTAGGTGGCGGGTCACATGACTCTCAGTCGAGGCCGGAAACGGATCGACCGTTCACACCCTTCGCCAACCTGCTCAAACGCAACACCGCAGCCTGACCAACCCGGCCCAACTTCCTGCTCCCAAAGCAGGAACGCTAAAACTGAGGGTCTCGCGAACGAGTGCTTTTCAAACCGGTAGGAATGTAACAAGGGGTCGGAGGCCTACGCCGATCCGACCCCAGACTCTCCGCCCGGCTTTCTGCCATTCTCCGCTAGCTAGAACCTCGATGCCGTCAGCGTCACGTCCGCGCCTGTCCACGCTCGGTGGAAGCGTGTGTCCACTGCGGCCGCCTCGGTGTTCTTCTCCTGCGCCCGGAGCGCCTGCGCAAGCCCAAACAGGGACCAGCCGTTCTCGGGGAAGCGACGAAGGTCCTCGCGATACACCTTCTCGGCCTCGGCATGACGTCCCGCTTTCAACAGAGCGGCGCCGAGCGAGTGCCGAATCGGGTAGTACCACTTGGGCGGTTCGAAGTAGAGACCCCCGTCCTCGATCTTGGCCGCCTCCCGGAAGTGGTCGATGCCGGCGTCGAGGTCACCACGGCGAGTCGCGAGCTCTCCGGACAGGGCGTGCACGGCGATCGAGAGCGCGGTCTTGCCTTCAGCACCTTCGGGTGTCGCGGCGTCGATCGTCGTCACCGCATCCAGCGCGGCTTGCACCTCTGCCCACTCTCCTTTGGCGGCATGCGCCACGCCTCGTGCGTAGGATGCCATGGCGTACGAGAAGCGGATGTCCTCCGGCGGAAGCGGCTCGGCAAGCACCGCGTCCCATTTTCCGAACGTCGTGAGCGTGAGCGCGTGGTACGGCAGCATTTCCTGCAGCATCCCGACCTGGCGCGCGGCGTCGAGGTTCACCTTGGAGGTGAGTGTATTGGCCGCCTCAATCGCTTGCGCACTGCGGCCCGCCATGGTGGAAGCGAAGGCAAAAAAGTGGATGTTGTGCGGGTAGTATGCGAGCGGATAGACGCCCATCGGGCGCTGGCCTTCGATGAACTCCTCGTCCGTATGGATGGCATGGTGGTTGGCCTGCACGGCATCATTCCACCGTCCGACGCGGATGAAGATGTGCGCGGGCATGTGGACCATGTGTCCTGCGCCTGGCATGAGCCGAGCCAGCCGTTCGGCGCACGGCACCGCAGCCTTCGGGTTCACCGCCTCGACCGCGTGGATGTAGTAATGACAAGCACCAGGATGATTGGGATTGTGCGTGAGGACCCTCTCGAGCTGGTGGACGATGTCCTTGGTTTCAGGGTAGGGAGTGCCGTCGGGGCGCCAGTAGTTCCACGGGCGGAGGTCCATCAGCGATTCGGCGTACAGGGTCGCGGCGTCGAGATCCTTGGGGTAGGTCTTAGCGACCTGCCCCATCGCGCGCGAATATGACGTGTCCAATCTGGCACGATCGGCCGGTGGGTCCACCTCGTAGCGCTGCGCGAGCGCCTCGATGTACGCGCGCTCCTGCGCCGTGGCGCGGGACTTGAGCGTCAGCGCTTTCTGCACCGCCGCATACGCCGCAACTCCGCTTGCCTGGTCCATGGGAGCATTGACATGCGGCCCGTAGGCAAGCGCGATCCCCCAGTAGCACATGGCGCAGGTAGGATCGAGCTCTCCGGCGCGCGTGAACGAGCGGATCGCTTCCGCATGATTGAATCCGTAGACAAGCCGCAGGCCCTGATCGAAGTACTGTTGTGCGGCCGTGACTCGGGTAGAGATGCGTTTGTGGTGAGAGCCGAGGTCCGTATAGAGGGGGACCGTGTCAGACTGGCTCGTCGGCGGTGCAGACTCGTCCATCGATTCTGTGGCCCAACTGGGAGCAGCCCAGGTGAGTAGAGCAGCTGCGGCAAACACAATGATGCGGGTGGACTTCATGGCGTCCTTCCTTCCAGTCAACGCGAGTAATCCTAATGGTTTCATGGCAGCCTCCTTCATGGCAGCCGGATTGTATCCGGCTTTATATTATTCTGCTGGATGCAAGAATAGAGTGAGAGCTCTCGCTTCCTTTTGAAATTCCACATCACGCCCGAATACCGATGACTTCCAGATATTCTGCAAACACGGTGGTGCAATCGGCCCCGGCTCGATTGTGTGTGGTCCAGAGCGATTCGAGATCCCGGCGCAATTGAGCTTGGCCTTCGGCATCGAGCGACGCGAATGCCCGATTCGTGGGCCCATAATAGAGGCGAAAGACCTCCACGACCTCCGACGGTGGGAAGGGATAGGTGAAGAGGTATTGCCGCCTCGTGAGGTTGAGTTCCGAGAGTCCGTGGCCAAGCCTCTCACGGACGGTGGCTTCGTCGCCCCACAGAACGGGCGATGGCATCCCGGACGGCGCGATGAATTTCGAGACGGCCTTGAACATCTGCCCGATGAATCCTTGCGGCGTCCAATTGGCCATGGCAATGGTACCTCCCGGCACACACACTCGCAGCAATTCCTTAGCGACGAGGTCGGGTCGCGGGGCAAACATCGCGCCGATCAGACTGGTCACCACATCGAAGCTCGCGTCATCGAACGGAAGCGCCTCGGCATCGGCCTCCTCAAAACGGGCCTTCAACCCCTCCGCTTGCGCGCGCGCCTGCGCCCGCTCCACTAAGTTGCTTGCGATATCGACGCCGGTCACTTCAATACCGTCTTTCGCCGCCATCAGCGCCAGTTGACCAGACCCACAGGCGACGTCCAGCAACCGGCATCCCGGCGCGATATTGAGCCGGTCATAGAACTCTCGCGCGCCGCCTTCCATATACCGTGAAAAGCGATCGTAGTCTCCGGCGGTCCAGATCGATTTGAGCCGAGCCTTGACACTGTCTATTTCCCCAATCGCTGCATTTGTCATAACGGCCTCCTCCTTGTTTGATCGATGTACGGCACTGTCTCATGTGCCACGCTGTCTCTGTTCGCACTATACCGAACATGCGCGACGGCGTCTTATCAGCGCGTCTGGTTCTCTTAGCAAGAGCATGCTAAGCTGCGGCTCGTTTATCCAGGCGTCCGATTTGCTTAGCAGGGACCCCGTACTCCTAGCCATCGATATGGATGTGCTCTCTGAAGTCCTGAAAGCCGTGAAACTGGACGGCGCGGTGTTCTTCAACGGTGAATTTTCATCGCCGTGGTGCGCACGCGAGCCCGACGCAGGCACGTTGGCATCGTATCTCCCCACCCGTTCGAAGCACGTCATTATCTTTCACCTGATCACCGAAGGCCGAGGCTACGTTCGCATCGAAGAAAATGGTCGGGCGGTCCCCCTTGAAGCTGGCGACATCGTCATCCTTGCGCAAGGCGATGCGCACTTTATGGGCAACGGCCCTTTCGTCACACCGATCGACAGCACGGAGCAACTGCGGCAGGTGCTGACAGAAGGACATGTGATTTCCCATTCCGGAGGCGGGGGAGAGCTCACCAAGTTGATCTGCGGCTACCTGACTTGCGATCCACGACTCAGCCAAGTCTTCCTAGCCGGACTCCCACCGATCGTCAAGGTCCATATCCGTGACAGCCCATCAGGACAGTGGTTGGAAGACACCTTTCGATATTCCATCGATCACGCTGAGGTTTCCGGCCCAGGAGGCGCCGCTGTCATCGCCAAATTGTCGGAGGTGTTGTTCGTGGAAACGTTGCGACGGTACATCGCGAAGTTGCCGCCGTCACATACAGGTTGGTTGGCCGGCGTCCGCGATCCGGACGTGGGAAAGGCGCTGGCCATCCTGCACAAACAGCCGGCTCAACCCTGGACGATCGCCTCGCTGGCGAATGAGGTTGGTGTGTCTCGTTCCGTGTTGGCCGAACGATTTCGGCACTATCTATCAGACACGCCGATCGGGTACCTGACGCGCTGGAGGCTGCAGCTCGCCGCTCAAGTATTGTGTTCAACCGCCAAGAGTGTGGCTGAAGTGGCAAGCGACGTGGGATATGAGTCCGAACCTTCCTTCAATCGCGCTTTCAAGCGGCAGTTTGGGGTGCCCCCGGCACGGTTCCGCAGCCACGTGAAGCGGACTCACGCTTCCTCTGTCGCTCCCGATTAACGAATCGGGTCGGACGGCTCACCGCTAGGTAGTTCTACGCCGCGAGAACACCCTGTGGACATTCGTCCCGGGCAAATTTCATCTGGAGCTGTACCAAGTTTCTTCGCGAACATTCTGGAAAACTGTTGTTGCCGATAGGGCAAACTGCTTCTCCGGCTGCCACTCACCCGCAGGAGTCGATTTTCCCGCCTCAAGAAACCTGCACAAGCCTCCTCAACCAAGATTGGTCCGCTGACCGGAACCAGCTTCAAGCGATGACGGACATCATGGATAAGATCAGGCTGTATGCAGCAGGGATTATTGTCGGGGCAGCGGTGTTGATTTATGCGGTCCTCACGACCGTGAGCAACACACATCCTCCAGCAAACGATCTACGAGCGGCATACGAGACCGCCAAATAACGTACGCGCCGACGAGCACATCGTTTCTGATGCTGACGGGCCGACGAACAATGGTCGTGTGAGAGCTGGGGGTGTGTCTGCCTTCCGCTTTCGATGAAAGTGGAGAGCCGTGAGATGATTGCGGGGCAGAGGTGCGCCTCAGACTCCTCTGCTCGTCGCAAGCACATCGCCTTTCGGCTGGTGGCTTCACTGCACCGTCGAACCAAGAGACCAGTGTCACGACTCCGTCGCAACCTCCTGACCCGCCTACCATCCCCTCTCACCATCCTTTACTTGTATCAGGGATTCCCCGTCCAACCTCTTAGGCACTGTCGCGGTAGACCGTCTCGGGTGAGAAGGTCGGAAATCGTCATTCAGCCTCCTTCCCATCGTGGACTCTGTTGAATCTTCGACGGTCCCTCGTTCGACGCCCCACATCTCATGGCAGTCTGAGACAAATCCCCATGCTGCCCCTATCATGCACTTATCAATATGTTCAACTAGGGCTTCACACCTGTTGTTAATACGTATGGCATCATAGTATACTTCGCGCCCGAAAAGACTTCCGAATCCTGAACCATGCATATGGGTCATCGGTCTGTGCGGATGTTGTTTAATTTGCCGACGAGAATGACTGCGGCTGGAACAATTTCCTTGGAGGATAACCGTCACTTGGTGATGTGGGAGTTGGCTTCCCCATCCTATTCGTTCCACATAATTCATATTTCAAGGAGATCTCATGAAGAACACGATGTTTCTCGTCCTGTTGTCTGTTCTATTCGTCAGCCTGGGCTTCGCTGTCAGTCTCCCACTTCCCTCTTCCTCAGTGCCGACCATATCAGGCACCGCTGCTCCAACATCATTAGGTCCCGATTGCCGGATAACCACTTGCTGACACCGACCTGCAGATCGGTGGCCGATGCGGGAATCTATCCCGCCCTGTGTCCTTGGGCTGAGTAGAGCACAGAGTTTTAGCTCATCGCGATGGCACAGCACTGGGCTTGCCTAGGCCGAAGCCCGCGAAGTATCACCGTTCCATTTTGAGACAGATTCCTGTTCACACCACAATAATGAGGTGAAAACATATGAAGACGTATTTGATGAAAATCGCCACGCTCGGCACCCTTAGCATCTTGCTGACAAGCCCCGTGGAGGCGAGCGATCCGCACTGGGATCACACAACCTTGAATCAAGATCCAGGTCAGGGGGCAGACGGGACGTACTGGGCAACATTTGAGAGTCAATCGGGCTCGAATAATTCAGCTGCGTTTAAGTACCCATATGCTGAATGTGCAATCGGGCCCCATCAGTCGCCGATCGCGATCAACCTGACCTCTAATCCGATTCCGATCATCGTCAACCCCAAAACCCAGAGCTCCGACAACAACCCGCCAGCCGAACCAGAGCGCCATGCAGATTCCTTGCTGGTACGGTACGTGCCCTCGATCAGCAGTACGGAAGGCTCTAACATTTCGACGGACGAGGGGAATGTCTATGTCTTTCGGAACACCGGCCATGCGGTGCAAGTCTCCTTCTCAAAAGGCTACCCCGGGAGATTGGTCATCGGAAAAGATGTCTATCCGCTTGTCCAGTTCCATTTCCATACGCCGAGCGAGCATATCATCATAAAGGGTCAGTATCCTGCCGGGAACCAGTACGGGGGTGAATTGCATTTCGTGCATCAGCGTGAGGACGGCAAGCTTGCCGTGTTAGGAATCTTCTTGGACGCACAAGCCTCTGCCGCAGAGAACCCGATTTTGAAGAAGATCATTGAGAATACCCCACCGGAATACGACGCGTTTAACAAAACCGGCGCTGGGCTGCGGTTAGATCCATCGAAGTTGATTCCGATGGAAAGCGAACATGTCTTCACCTATGCAGGCTCCTTGACAACGCCACCCTGCAGCGAAGGAGTGAGCTGGTATGTCTTATCCGAACCACTGAAAGTGGACTCTAACCAGATTCGACAACTCCAAGGGTTTTTTAAGTCAGGTGAGATTCCCTTGCCGAATAACCGCATCGTTCAAAACACCAATTCGCGCACTGTGGAAATCCACAAAGGTCCGCAGGTCGATCACGACTGAGACTACCACATGGGAAGATAGGAAGAAGTCCATCCGGAGAGAAATGACCGTTATGATCTTTGGATATTACGATAGTCTGACGCCATGGTGATGGCGTCTACGAGAAGTAACGGGTCGGACGCCTTTCCCGTTGCGGAACGGCATCCGGCCCTCTTTCACGCGCCCATCATCAGGTGCAATACACCATACTACGACCCCCCTGACTTTGAAGAAGTCGTAAGAAATCAGTGCGGCAAACGGGAAGAACATAAGTTCGAACCTGAGAAAAGAAAAGAAACGGTTACGAGGGCGACGCTGTATTTTCTCCTCCGGTACCCAGGGGAGATCAACCGAACAGCGAAAG includes the following:
- a CDS encoding YajD family HNH nuclease; protein product: MVRSNHEQPYRERALKLFPWICAHCGREFDGKKLSQLTVHHKDHNHHNNPPDGSNWELLCLYCHDNEHQRDQVGGGSHDSQSRPETDRPFTPFANLLKRNTAA
- a CDS encoding AraC family transcriptional regulator, whose translation is MLSRDPVLLAIDMDVLSEVLKAVKLDGAVFFNGEFSSPWCAREPDAGTLASYLPTRSKHVIIFHLITEGRGYVRIEENGRAVPLEAGDIVILAQGDAHFMGNGPFVTPIDSTEQLRQVLTEGHVISHSGGGGELTKLICGYLTCDPRLSQVFLAGLPPIVKVHIRDSPSGQWLEDTFRYSIDHAEVSGPGGAAVIAKLSEVLFVETLRRYIAKLPPSHTGWLAGVRDPDVGKALAILHKQPAQPWTIASLANEVGVSRSVLAERFRHYLSDTPIGYLTRWRLQLAAQVLCSTAKSVAEVASDVGYESEPSFNRAFKRQFGVPPARFRSHVKRTHASSVAPD
- a CDS encoding endonuclease — its product is MVMASTRSNGSDAFPVAERHPALFHAPIIRCNTPYYDPPDFEEVVRNQCGKREEHKFEPEKRKETVTRATLYFLLRYPGEINRTAKEYTQDRIVTLFTWHKTFLVDDYERHCNQAIFEQQDNRNPLIDHPKWAAKIDFRLGSGAE
- a CDS encoding carbonic anhydrase family protein, with translation MKTYLMKIATLGTLSILLTSPVEASDPHWDHTTLNQDPGQGADGTYWATFESQSGSNNSAAFKYPYAECAIGPHQSPIAINLTSNPIPIIVNPKTQSSDNNPPAEPERHADSLLVRYVPSISSTEGSNISTDEGNVYVFRNTGHAVQVSFSKGYPGRLVIGKDVYPLVQFHFHTPSEHIIIKGQYPAGNQYGGELHFVHQREDGKLAVLGIFLDAQASAAENPILKKIIENTPPEYDAFNKTGAGLRLDPSKLIPMESEHVFTYAGSLTTPPCSEGVSWYVLSEPLKVDSNQIRQLQGFFKSGEIPLPNNRIVQNTNSRTVEIHKGPQVDHD
- a CDS encoding sigma 54-interacting transcriptional regulator, translated to MMPPSERESAAPQNHIADDTTETGTILRRILEGVGAKVGEQFFPTLVQQLATWLGVDYAYISELNEDDGRFRSKAGWGKGQSLPPFEIPARGPCETVLTSRCVHHPSKLRELYPHVQLIQDIGVESYCGVPVVDASARVVGHLAIMDSRPMPDHVRATSILGIFAMRAAAEFERLRFELALRKSDLTLRKIDEGTAAATGAAFFPSLVRNLAEALQTKYAFVSKFVEGNRARVRTLAFWKGDGFLHNFEYDLHHTPCERVLAGEVCLFPEKVQDCFPGHREDLAKLGVESYLAIPVSDCSGTVMGHLAVMDTKPMHDDPRVLSVFKIFGVRAGAELERERMDAQLKDNQECLRDLFDEAPIAYVNEGLDSKFIRANRTALKILGITPDQVEGTYGKSFIPDTPEAQHRLKQAFDSIGSGIDTGGVVLELRRKDNGKPLWIRWWSRPNSTGTYTRTMFIDITEQMLMEQEKARLEAANVYLQEEIKGSHNFEELIGSSTSLKKVLKNVERVAPTDSTVLITGETGTGKELIARAIHNLSPRKNKPLVKVNCAAIPAGLIESELFGHEKGAFTGALTKRVGRFEVADKGTIFLDEIGELPLDLQSKLLRVLQEGEFERVGGTQTFKVNVRVIAATNRNLEYLTKSGHYRPDLYYRLNVFPVHLPALRERDGDIPLLAQYFVRKLAANLGKKIDRIPERMVTALQRYQWPGNIRELEHVIERAVILSEGLELEPIDWLSSSNGKGGSAKTMTLEEMERDHILDVLGHTNWRVSGENGAAKILGLNPTTLEARMKKLRISRPTSGRSS
- a CDS encoding class I SAM-dependent methyltransferase; protein product: MTNAAIGEIDSVKARLKSIWTAGDYDRFSRYMEGGAREFYDRLNIAPGCRLLDVACGSGQLALMAAKDGIEVTGVDIASNLVERAQARAQAEGLKARFEEADAEALPFDDASFDVVTSLIGAMFAPRPDLVAKELLRVCVPGGTIAMANWTPQGFIGQMFKAVSKFIAPSGMPSPVLWGDEATVRERLGHGLSELNLTRRQYLFTYPFPPSEVVEVFRLYYGPTNRAFASLDAEGQAQLRRDLESLWTTHNRAGADCTTVFAEYLEVIGIRA
- a CDS encoding sigma-70 family RNA polymerase sigma factor produces the protein MNAATTTYTEPFVGPSSLVTQPLSMRTVVIDAEQQLIARLRKGEERAFDELVNKHHGALIRMAMGYVADREVAEEVVQDTWIAVIDGLDRFEGRSSLRTWIFGIMIHKAKDRGVREKRHTTFSSFESAVDDSDKAVDPSRFRQSGEWAGHWAFPPQPWDDQTPEKLLASQQAVEAMNRAIEALPRTLKDVLILRDVERVDAREVCEILKITETNLYVRLHRARERVRQVVETYLEGRRSAV